The Streptomyces sp. GSL17-111 region ATTGAACTTGCGTTTCGTAATGTGAGACGCGAGTATCGACGCATGGACAACTCTAGCGGCGCCTCAAGTGGTGTGGGCGTTCTCGACAAGGCAGCTCTGGTACTGAGCGCTCTGGAGTCCGGTCCGGCCACTCTCGCCGGGCTGGTGAGCGCGACCGGGCTGGCGCGACCGACGGCGCACCGACTCGCGGTGGCTCTCGAGCACCACCGCTTCGTCGCCCGGGACATGCAGGGCAGGTTCATCCTGGGCCCCCGCCTGTCCGAACTGGCCGCGGCGGCCGGCGAGGACCGTCTGTTGGCCTCGGCCGGGCCCGTCCTGACGCACCTCCGCGACGTCACCGGGGAGAGCGCACAGCTCTACCGGCGCCAGGGCGACATGCGCATCTGCGTGGCGGCGGCCGAGCGGCTCTCCGGTCTGCGCGACACCGTTCCCGTCGGCTCCACGCTCCCGATGAAGGCCGGCTCGGCCGCCCAGATCCTCATGGCCTGGGAGGAGCCGGAACGACTGCACCGCGGGCTCCAGGGGGCCCGGTTCACCGCGACCGCCCTCTCCGGCGTGCGACGCCGAGGCTGGGCACAGTCCGTCGGCGAACGGGAACCGGGCGTGGCCTCCGTCTCAGCCCCCGTGCGCGGCCCGTCCAACCGCGTCGTGGCGGCCGTCTCGGTGTCCGGACCGATCGAGCGGCTCACGCGGCACCCGGGCCGCATGCACGCCCAAGCGATCGTCGACGCCGCGAACCGGCTGTCGGAGGCCCTGCGGCGCGGCTGATCACGCCGGGGCGCGAGCGACCCCGCCGCAACCTCCCTGGCTGCGGCTCAGCCCTGCGGCGAGGGGCCGAGCCGCAGCCGCGCGGCCGCCCGCTCCCCCGTGCGCCCGACCGGTATGACGCCGGTGGCGGCACCCAGCCCGAAGGGCGGCATGGAGACGTAGACGCTCTCGTGGGCTCCTGCGGGCACGACGTAGGTCTCGTGCCACAGCCCCACCGCACCGGCGGCCCGGCGTGCCCGGCGGTTGAACGCTGTCCAGGCCGGCCGGTGCTCCCTGTCCTGCGCGGAGGCGTACGCGGTCAGCTTCTCGTGGGACGACCAGTACTGGACGACGTAGAGCACCCGTGGCCCGCCGTTCAGGAGCCGGAATCCGAGCATCCCGCTCTCCCTGTCCCCGCTCAGCTCCCTGAGCATGCGGGGCATCGCCGTGAACACCGGCCACCAGCTGCGGACCGCGAGCGGCCTGTTGATGCGCATCCCCACCATGAACACGGTGACGCCCCCATCCGCAGCGGCGGTCATCCGGCCCTCGATGACCTTGTTCGCCCTGGCCGTCCCGCTCGCCGTCTTCGCCTTCTTCAGCGTGACACTCATCGCACCCATCCCCCTCGCTCCTGTGCGCACCGGCACTGCTGCTGGCTCTGCCACTGACACCCATCTTGGATAGCGCCGCTATCCCATGATTGGATAGTGCCACTCTCCCCCGGCGGGCGCAAGGCCCCTCACGGGTGAACACCGACGACGGAGCATCACCGCCATGAGACTGGCCGAACTGAGCGAACGCAGCGGGGTGCCGACCGCGACGATCAAGTACTACCTCCGGGAGGGGCTCCTCCCGCCCGGCGAGCGGGTCACGGCGACGCAGGCCGAGTACGGCGAGGAGCACCTGCGGCGGCTGGGCCTCGTGCGCGCCCTCATCCAGGTGGGGCGGGTGCCCGTGGCCAGGGCGAGGGAAGTGCTGGACGCCATCGAGGACGAGTCGCTACCGCAGGACGCACGGCTCGGTACCGCCGTCGAGTCACTCCCACCGGGCCGCGGCTCGACGGCCGGGCCCGAGGTGCTCAAGGCCGCCGGCCACCGCGTCGCCGAGCTGCGGGAGGAGCTCGGCTGGAACCGGGTGAGCGCCACGGTGGGCCAGGAGATGCTGGTGGCGGCCGTGGCCACGCTCATGCAGCTCGGCTACCCGTGCTCACTGGAGCACCTCATGCCCTACGCCCGTCTCGCGGGCGAGCTGGCCGCGCACGACATGGACCTCGTCGAGCGCTTCGAGGCGCCCACCACGCAACTGGAGGCGGCCGTGGCCCTGACCGTGCTCTACGAGCCGGTTCTGCTCGGCCTGCGGCGCATGGCGCACGCCGAGGAGGCGACCCTCCGGTACGCCGACGGCCCCGGCACCCGGACCTGAACAGCGCGAAGGCCCGCACCGTGAGGTGCGGGCCTTCGTCGATCGAGTACCCCCGACCGGATTCGAACCGGCGCTACCGCCTTGAGAGGGCGGCGTGCTAGGCCGCTACACAACGGGGGCCCCAGCACGGCTCTCGGAGAGAGCCAGTACCCCCGACCGGATTCGAACCGGCGCTACCGCCTTGAGAGGGCGGCGTGCTAGGCCGCTACACAACGGGGGCATCGATCTTGCTGAGAAAGATCGCGCTGGGGTACCAGGACTCGAACCTAGACTAACTGAACCAGAATCAGTCGTGCTGCCAATTACACCATACCCCACCAAAACGCAACCCCCGGTGGGGGTTTCGTCCAGGTGAGCCGCCTCCCGGTGTTCCGGCCTTTCGGCCTGCCCCGCTCGGCGACAGGAAGAACATTACCCGATCGCGTGCGGTGCTCCAAAACGGGTTGTGCCGCTCCGCCCGCGTCCCCCGGCGCCGGGTGGGGCCGGACGTCCCCGTCCGGCCCCACCCGGCACGACGCCGCCGTCAGGCCGACAGCTGCGCCAGGGCGGCGTCGACGCGGGCCAGGGTGCGCTCGCGGCCCAGGACCTCCAGCGACTCGAACAGCGGGAGGCCGACGGTGCGGCCGGTGACGGCGACCCGGACGGGGGCCTGCGCCTTCCCGAGCTTGAGCCCGTGCTCCTCGCCGGCCGCGAGGACGGCGGCCTTCAGGGCCTCGGCGTTCCACTCGGCCGCCGCGAGCCTCTCCCGGGCCGTGGCGAGCAGGGCCTCCGCCCCGGGCTTCATCGCCTTGGCCCAGGAGGCCTCGTCCCGCACCGGCTCGTCCAGGAACAGGAAGTCCACGTTGGCCGTGATGTCGGACAGGACGGTCAGCCGGGTCTGGGCCAGCGGCGCCAGCTCGTCGAAGGCCGCCCGGTCGAACGCCTCGGGCTTCCACGGGGCGAACGGCGCCCTGAGCCACGGCTCGCACGCGGCGGCGAACTCGGCGACCGGCATCTCCCTCAGATGCGTGGCGTTGATGGCCTCGCACTTCTTCAGGTCGAAGCGGGCCGGATTGGCGTTCACCGCCGTGATCTCGAAGGCGGCGACCATCTCGTCCATCGAGAAGATGTCCCGGTCCTCCGCCAGCGACCAGCCGAGCAGGGAGAGGTAGTTGAGCAGCCCGGCCGGCAGGAAGCCGCGCTCGCGGTAGAGGTTGAGCGAGGACTCCGGGTCCCGCTTGGACAGCTTCTTGTTGCCCTCGCCCATCACGTAGGGCAGGTGGCCGAACTGCGGGGTGCCGCCGTTGCCGACGCCGATCTCCGCGAGCGCCCGGTACAGGGCGATCTGGCGCGGGGTGGAGGACAGCAGGTCCTCACCCCGCAGCACGTGGGTGATCTCCATCAGCGCGTCGTCGACCGGGTTGACCAGCGTGTACAGCGGTGCGCCGTTGGCCCGGACGATGCCGAAGTCGGGCACGTTCTCCGGCTGGAAGGTCAGCTCGCCGCGGACCAGGTCGGTGAAGGTGATCGCCTCGTCGGGCATCTTGAAGCGCACGACGGCCGTGCGGCCCTCGGCCTCGTACGCGGCGACCCGCTCCGCGCTCAGGTCGCGGCACAGCCCGTCGTACCCGGAGGGGCGGCCGGCCTTGCGGGCGGCCTCGCGGCGGGCGTCCAGCTCCTCCGTCGTGCAGTAGCAGCGATAGGCGTGCCCGGCGTCGAGCAGCTTCCGCGCCACGTCGGCGTAGAGATCCATGCGCTGCGACTGCCGGTACGGCGCGTGCGGGCCGCCGATCTCGGGACCCTCGTCCCAGTCGAACCCGAGCCACCGCATGGAGTCCAGGAGCTGCTGGTAGGACTCCTCCGAGTCCCTTGCGGCGTCGGTGTCCTCGATGCGGAACACCAGCGTGCCGCCGTGGTGGCGGGCGAACGCCCAGTTGAACAGGGCGGTGCGGACCAGGCCCACGTGCGGGTTGCCGGTCGGCGAGGGACAGAAACGGACCCGGACGGGTGCCGGGGTGGTTGCGCTAGCCACGCTTGATCACCTTGTTGGTGAGAGTGCCGATGCCTTCGATGGTGACGGCGACCTCGTCGCCGACGTTGAGGGGGCCGACGCCCGCGGGGGTGCCGGTGAGGATGACGTCGCCGGGCAGGAGGGTCATCGCCTCACTGATGTGCACGACGAGGTCGGCCACGGAACGGACCATCTCGCCGGTGCGGCCCAGCTGCCGCTGTTCACCGTTGACCGTGCAGGCCACGGCGACGTCGGCGGGGTCCAGCTCGGTCTCGACCCAGGGGCCGAGCGGGCAGGAGCCGTCGAAGCCCTTCGCCCGCGCCCACTGCTCCTCGCCGCGCTGGACGTCGCGCGCGGTGAGGTCGTTGGCGCAGGTGTAGCCGAGGATCACTTCGGCGACGCGCTCTCGCGGCACCTGGTGACACATGCGCCCGATGACGACGGCGAGTTCGGCCTCGTGCTGGACGTCGGCGGAGAACGCCGGGTATGCCACCGGGTCGCCGGGGCCGACGACCGAGGTGGAGGGCTTGAAGAAGACCACCGGGGTCTCGGGGACGGTGTGTCCCAGCTCCTTGGCGTGCTCCGCGTAGTTGCGGCCGACGGCCACGACCTTGCTGGGGAGGACGGGGGCGAGCAGCCGCACCTGGCCGAGCGGGACCTTCTGGCCGGAGCGCTCGAACTCGCCGAAGGGGTGCCCCTTGATGATGTCGAGCACGAGTCCGGGCTCGGTGTCGGCGTCGCCCTCCACGACGCCGAATCCGACGTTGCCGTCGATGGAGAATCTGGCGATGCGCACGGTGCGGTGACCCTTCGGTGGCCTCGGACGGACGGTGAGGACTCAGCGTATCCGCTGCCGTTCACCGGTCGCCTCGCGGCCGTGACGGGCCCGCCCCCGGGCCCGTGCGGCCGGGGGCGGCGGTGCCCGCGTCAGCGCAGGCGGGCCATGAGGGCGTGCTCCACGAGGGTGATCAGCGCGCTCTTCGCGTCGGCGCGGTGCCGGGCGTCGGTGGTGATGATCGGCGTGTCCGGGCCGATCTGCAGCGCCTCGCGCACCTCCTCGGGGCTGTAGGGCTGGTGGCCGTCGAAGCCGTTGAGGGCGATGACGAAGGGGAGCCCGCTGTTCTCGAAGTAGTCCACGGCCGGGAAGCAGTCGGCCAGACGCCGGGTGTCGACGAGCACGACGGCACCGATCGCACCGCGCACCAGGTCGTCCCACATGAACCAGAACCGGTCCTGCCCCGGCGTCCCGAACAGGTACAGGATCAGGTCCTGGTCGAGCGTGATCCGGCCGAAGTCCATGGCCACGGTGGTCGTCGTCTTGTCACCGGTGTGGGTGAGGTCGTCGATGCCGGCGGAGGCGGAGGTCATGACGGCTTCGGTGCGCAGTGGATTGATCTCCGACACGGCGCCCACGAAGGTCGTCTTGCCCACGCCGAACCCACCGGCCACCACGATCTTCGCGGAGGTGGTGGAGCGGGAGGCACCGCTAGAGCTTGCGAAGTCCACTGAGCACCCTTTCGAGCAGTGTCACGTCTGGCTGACCACCGGCGGACTCGTCACCGCCGGGCTGATGGATGGCGACGAGCCCGGCCTCGGCGAGGTCGGCGACGAGGATGCGGGCTACGCCGAGGGGGATGGCGAGGAGTGCGGAGACCTCCGCCACCGACTTGATCTCGTAGCACAGGCGGCAGATCCGCTGGTGTTCCGGAAGCTGGCCCTGGAGCCGGGCGGGGTCGGCGGTCGTGCTGACCAGTGCCTCGATGGCGAGCTGGTAGCGCGGCCGGGTGCGTCCGCCGGTCATCGCGTACGGACGCACCAGGGGGTGGGGCTGGCCGCCCCCGCCCACGTCGGAGCCGGAGTGGGCGGGGGGCGCG contains the following coding sequences:
- the ndgR gene encoding IclR family transcriptional regulator NdgR produces the protein MDNSSGASSGVGVLDKAALVLSALESGPATLAGLVSATGLARPTAHRLAVALEHHRFVARDMQGRFILGPRLSELAAAAGEDRLLASAGPVLTHLRDVTGESAQLYRRQGDMRICVAAAERLSGLRDTVPVGSTLPMKAGSAAQILMAWEEPERLHRGLQGARFTATALSGVRRRGWAQSVGEREPGVASVSAPVRGPSNRVVAAVSVSGPIERLTRHPGRMHAQAIVDAANRLSEALRRG
- a CDS encoding DUF4188 domain-containing protein, producing MTAAADGGVTVFMVGMRINRPLAVRSWWPVFTAMPRMLRELSGDRESGMLGFRLLNGGPRVLYVVQYWSSHEKLTAYASAQDREHRPAWTAFNRRARRAAGAVGLWHETYVVPAGAHESVYVSMPPFGLGAATGVIPVGRTGERAAARLRLGPSPQG
- a CDS encoding MerR family transcriptional regulator, producing MRLAELSERSGVPTATIKYYLREGLLPPGERVTATQAEYGEEHLRRLGLVRALIQVGRVPVARAREVLDAIEDESLPQDARLGTAVESLPPGRGSTAGPEVLKAAGHRVAELREELGWNRVSATVGQEMLVAAVATLMQLGYPCSLEHLMPYARLAGELAAHDMDLVERFEAPTTQLEAAVALTVLYEPVLLGLRRMAHAEEATLRYADGPGTRT
- the gltX gene encoding glutamate--tRNA ligase; translation: MASATTPAPVRVRFCPSPTGNPHVGLVRTALFNWAFARHHGGTLVFRIEDTDAARDSEESYQQLLDSMRWLGFDWDEGPEIGGPHAPYRQSQRMDLYADVARKLLDAGHAYRCYCTTEELDARREAARKAGRPSGYDGLCRDLSAERVAAYEAEGRTAVVRFKMPDEAITFTDLVRGELTFQPENVPDFGIVRANGAPLYTLVNPVDDALMEITHVLRGEDLLSSTPRQIALYRALAEIGVGNGGTPQFGHLPYVMGEGNKKLSKRDPESSLNLYRERGFLPAGLLNYLSLLGWSLAEDRDIFSMDEMVAAFEITAVNANPARFDLKKCEAINATHLREMPVAEFAAACEPWLRAPFAPWKPEAFDRAAFDELAPLAQTRLTVLSDITANVDFLFLDEPVRDEASWAKAMKPGAEALLATARERLAAAEWNAEALKAAVLAAGEEHGLKLGKAQAPVRVAVTGRTVGLPLFESLEVLGRERTLARVDAALAQLSA
- a CDS encoding fumarylacetoacetate hydrolase family protein; this encodes MRIARFSIDGNVGFGVVEGDADTEPGLVLDIIKGHPFGEFERSGQKVPLGQVRLLAPVLPSKVVAVGRNYAEHAKELGHTVPETPVVFFKPSTSVVGPGDPVAYPAFSADVQHEAELAVVIGRMCHQVPRERVAEVILGYTCANDLTARDVQRGEEQWARAKGFDGSCPLGPWVETELDPADVAVACTVNGEQRQLGRTGEMVRSVADLVVHISEAMTLLPGDVILTGTPAGVGPLNVGDEVAVTIEGIGTLTNKVIKRG
- a CDS encoding GTP-binding protein; the protein is MDFASSSGASRSTTSAKIVVAGGFGVGKTTFVGAVSEINPLRTEAVMTSASAGIDDLTHTGDKTTTTVAMDFGRITLDQDLILYLFGTPGQDRFWFMWDDLVRGAIGAVVLVDTRRLADCFPAVDYFENSGLPFVIALNGFDGHQPYSPEEVREALQIGPDTPIITTDARHRADAKSALITLVEHALMARLR
- a CDS encoding DUF742 domain-containing protein; the encoded protein is MTTPQGGPYGGEQQPEHDFGYARYNFPSTPSQHQQQPPQEPRQPQHRAPQRGAHDAPPAHSGSDVGGGGQPHPLVRPYAMTGGRTRPRYQLAIEALVSTTADPARLQGQLPEHQRICRLCYEIKSVAEVSALLAIPLGVARILVADLAEAGLVAIHQPGGDESAGGQPDVTLLERVLSGLRKL